Sequence from the Bacillus thuringiensis genome:
TACCCTGTGGACCGGTTGGACCTATCTCTCCTTGAACACCTTGGATTCCTTGCGGACCCTGTAAACCCGTCACTCCGGTTGCTCCCGTTGCTCCTGTTGCTCCTGTCACTCCAGTTGAGCCTGTCGCCCCGGTATCTCCTGTTACTCCTGTCGCCCCGGTTGCTCCTGTCGGGCCAGGCGGTCCACCAGATGGACCTGTTACTCCCGCCGGACCTGATGGCCCCGTTGGGCCGGTCGGTCCTGCTGGTCCTCCAGATGGGCCTGTTACCCCTGTTGGACCGGTTACTCCTGTTGGGCCTGTAGTGCCTTCCCCTGTCGCCCCAGTTGCTCCCGTATCTCCTGTTGCCCCCGTCAGACCTTGGATTCCTTGAATTCCTTGTGGACCTTGCACTCCTTGTGCGCCCGTCGCCCCTTGAATTCCTTGTACGCCTTGCACTCCTTGGGGCCCCACCGGACCGGTTGGACCAATCGCTCCTTGTACTCCTTGCACTCCTTGGGGCCCCTCTGGACCTGTTGCTCCTATTTCCCCTTGTATACCTTGAATTCCAGTTGCTCCTTGCGCTCCAGTTGCTCCCGTTATCCCTTGCACACCTTGTATTCCCTGAATTCCTTGTGGACCTTGTAGGCCTGTTGCTCCTACCGGTCCTTGAATGCCTTGTATCCCCTGAGGACCCTCTGGACCCGTTGCTCCAACTGGCCCTTGAACACCTTGTATTCCTTGCGGACCCTGAAGTCCCTCTGGGCCTTCTGGACCGGTTGGACCTATCTCTCCTTGTATCCCTTGGATTCCAGTTGGACCTTGTGGCCCAGTCGGACCTATGTCACCTTGCTGACCTTGGATTCCCTGTGGGCCTTGTGCTCCTGTTCCCCCTGTCGCTCCTTGGATTCCTTGAGAACCTTGTGGGCCTTGAATTCCTTGTGGGCCGGTTGGGCCTATGTCGCCTTGTGGGCCTTGAATCCCTTGCGGACCTTGATCTCCTGTTGCCCCCGTTACTCCTTGAATTCCTTGCGGACCTTGAACACCTTGGGGACCCGTCGGACCTATCTCTCCTTGCACTCCTTGGATTCCTTGCGGACCTTGTAAACCCGTCACTCCGGTTGCTCCCGTTTCTCCTGTCGCTCCTGTCACTCCAGTTGAGCCTGTCGCCCCAGTATCTCCAGTTACTCCTGTCGCCCCGGCTGCTCCTGTCGGGCCAGGTGGTCCACCAGATGGACCTGTTACTCCCGCCGGACCTGATGGCCCCGTTGGGCCGGTCGGTCCTGCTGGTCCTCCAGATGGGCCTGTTACCCCTGTTGGACCGGTTACTCCGGTTGGGCCTGTAGTGCCTTCCCCTGTTGCCCCAGTTGCTCCCGTATCTCCTGTTACCCCCGTCGGACCTTGGATTCCTTGAATTCCTTGTGGACCTTGCACTCCTTGTGCGCCCGTCGCTCCTTGAATTCCTTGTACTCCTTGCACTCCTTGGGACCCCATCGGACCTGTTGGACCAATACCCCCTTGAGCACCTTGCACTCCTTGGGGCCCCTCTGGACCCGTTGCTCCTATTTCCCCTTGTATACCTTGAATTCCAGTCGCTCCTTGTACTCCAGTTGCTCCCGTTATCCCTTGCACACCTTGAATTCCCTGAATTCCTTGGGGACCTTGTGAGCCTGTTGCTCCTACCGGTCCTTGAATGCCTTGTATCCCCTGAGGACCCTCTGGACCCGTCGCTCCAACTGGCCCTGGCACACCTTGTATTCCTTGCGGGCCCTGAAGTCCCTCTGGGCCTTCTGGACCTGTTGGTCCTATCTCACCCATCGGACCTTGTATCCCTTGAACTCCCTGTGGACCTGTTGCTCCTGATGGCCCTGGTACTCCTTGTATTCCTTGTGGACCTTGATCTCCTGTGGCCCCTGTTTCCCCTTGTGGCCCTATAGCCCCCTGTATACCTTGTGGACCTTGATCTCCTGTTGCTCCCGTTATCCCTTGAATACCTTGAACTCCTTGAATTCCTTGTTCACCAGTTATTCCTGTCGGACCAGGAATACCTTGGATACCTTGCGGACCTTCTGGACCTGTTGGCCCAATCAGTCCTTGAATCCCTTGTATTCCTTGCAAGCCCTGTGCTCCTGTGCTTCCAGTCGGACCTGTACTTCCCGTTGCTCCTGTTACCCCTGTACTTCCTGTAGCCCCAGTATTCCCCGTTGCTCCAGTCGCACCTGTACTTCCACTCGGTCCACCGCCTGGACCTGTCGCACCAGTCGGCCCCGTCGGACCAGGAGGTCCTCCTGACGGGCCGGTGATCCCTGTTGGACCGGTTATTCCCGTCGGTCCTGTTATCCCCTGACCAGTCGCTCCCGTTGCTCCTGTATTTCCACTCGGTCCTTGTAATCCTTGTATCCCTTGTGCTCCTTGTATTCCTTGTGGACCAGTTGCTCCTGGTACTCCTTGCACACCTTGAATTCCTTGAGGTCCCTCAGGTCCTGTCGCTCCAATT
This genomic interval carries:
- a CDS encoding BclA-related collagen-like exosporium protein, producing the protein MKERDKQNSLHSNFRISPNLIGPTFPPVPTGFTGIGITGPTGPQGPTGPQGPRGFQGPMGEMGPTGPQGVQGIQGPVGPIGATGPEGQQGPQGLRGPQGETGATGPQGVQGLQGPIGPTGATGAQGIQGIQGLQGPIGATGPEGPQGIQGVQGVPGATGPQGIQGAQGIQGLQGPSGNTGATGATGQGITGPTGITGPTGITGPSGGPPGPTGPTGATGPGGGPSGSTGATGATGNTGATGSTGVTGATGSTGPTGSTGAQGLQGIQGIQGLIGPTGPEGPQGIQGIPGPTGITGEQGIQGVQGIQGITGATGDQGPQGIQGAIGPQGETGATGDQGPQGIQGVPGPSGATGPQGVQGIQGPMGEIGPTGPEGPEGLQGPQGIQGVPGPVGATGPEGPQGIQGIQGPVGATGSQGPQGIQGIQGVQGITGATGVQGATGIQGIQGEIGATGPEGPQGVQGAQGGIGPTGPMGSQGVQGVQGIQGATGAQGVQGPQGIQGIQGPTGVTGDTGATGATGEGTTGPTGVTGPTGVTGPSGGPAGPTGPTGPSGPAGVTGPSGGPPGPTGAAGATGVTGDTGATGSTGVTGATGETGATGVTGLQGPQGIQGVQGEIGPTGPQGVQGPQGIQGVTGATGDQGPQGIQGPQGDIGPTGPQGIQGPQGSQGIQGATGGTGAQGPQGIQGQQGDIGPTGPQGPTGIQGIQGEIGPTGPEGPEGLQGPQGIQGVQGPVGATGPEGPQGIQGIQGPVGATGLQGPQGIQGIQGVQGITGATGAQGATGIQGIQGEIGATGPEGPQGVQGVQGAIGPTGPVGPQGVQGVQGIQGATGAQGVQGPQGIQGIQGLTGATGDTGATGATGEGTTGPTGVTGPTGVTGPSGGPAGPTGPTGPSGPAGVTGPSGGPPGPTGATGATGVTGDTGATGSTGVTGATGATGATGVTGLQGPQGIQGVQGEIGPTGPQGIQGPQGIQGITGATGAQGPQGIQGSQGDIGPTGPQGIQGPQGPQGIQGATGATGAQGPQGIQGPQGDIGPTGPQGPQGIQGPQGIQGPTGATGATGATGPQGIQGPQGIQGPQGIQGPTGVTGATGATGPQGIQGPQGIQGSTGATGATGATGPQGIQGPQGIQGPTGATGATGSQGPTGDTGPTGDTGPTGAGATGATGATGVSTTATYAFANNTSGTAISVLLGGTNVPLPNNQNIGPGITVSGGNTVFTVANAGNYYIAYTINLTASLLVSSRITVNGSPLAGTINSPAVATGSFNATIIANLPAGAAVSLQLFGVVAIATLSTTTPGATLTIIRLS